The Hymenobacter oligotrophus genome segment TACCTGCGCACGCAGCCGGTGCTTACCTCGCCCATCAGCATTGTTACGTTCCTGAAGGCCTCTACGCAGGCTTTCTACAACGGCGACCCGGCTTATTACCGCCTGCCCGATAACTCCGAGCGCAACTTTATTCTGAGCTACCTGGCTCGCTCGCAGGGCAAAGAGGGCTCGGGCATGGACAACAAGCTGCTGCGCTCCTTTGCCGACTCGACGGGCCAGAAAGCGCGCATCTCGCTTAAGATTGCCGACATCGGCTCGCGCAACCTCGATACCCTGTTGCTCAACAAGATTCAGCCCAAAATCCGCGAAATCTTCAACGGCACGGGCATGGAGGTGAAGCTCACCGGCACCACCATCCTGTTCACCAAAGGCAATGAGTACATCATTGGTACGCTGCGCAACAGCCTCATTCACGCGTTTGGGTTGGTGGGCCTGATCGTGCTGGTGCTGTTCCGCTCCATTCGCTCGGTGTTCTTTACGTTGCTGCCCAACTTCGTTACGCTGCTGCTCACGGCCGGCCTGATGGGCTACTTCGGCATTGCCCTGAAGCCCGCTACGGCCCTGATCTTCTGCATTGCCCTAGGTATCGACGGCGACAACTCCATTCACCTGTTGGCCAAGTTCCGGCAGGAGATGGCCACCAACGGGCGCCGCGTGCGGGCTGCTATCAGCACCACGCTTTCGGAGGCCGGCACCAGCATGATTTACACCAGCATCGTGCTCTTCGTTGGCTTCAGCATTTTCGCTTTCTCAGAGTTTGGCGGCACCAAAGCCCTAGGTCTGCTGATGTCGGCCTCGCTGCTGATTACCAACTTCTCGAACCTGATTTTGCTGCCCGCGCTGCTGGTAACCTTCGAGCACGGCAAGGACGAAACCATCGACCGCGCCCTCATTCAGCACTACGACGACCAGTACCACGAGGAGGACGACGACCTGGAACTAAACCTCGATAAGATGACCGTGCAGCCGCGTTTGCCGCAAGGCTCGCAACCCGACCGCGGTGCCAACGTCTAGGCGTGTAGCTTGTTGCTACTGAGCCTTTTTGCCCTCTCCTTTGTTTGCTTTCGATAACCGACTTTCCTAGCCAAATCCAGCGCTAAAAACCAGTGCCACGGGCTGCCTTCAAGCGGAGGGCAGCCCTAGTGCCGAGGCCGTCTGACCGATGAAATACCCCGAATACAAACAGCCCTTCAACTACGCCCAAGTAGGCGCCGACATCCTGCGTTGGTGGCAGGAAAACGGCATTTTCGAGAAGAGCGTGAGCACCCGCGAAGGGCGCCCCAGCTTCGTGTTCTACGAGGGCCCGCCCTCGGCCAACGGCGCGCCGGGCATTCACCACGTAATGGCCCGTACGGTGAAAGACATCTTCTGCCGTTACCAAACGCTCAAGGGTTTTCAGGTAAATCGCAAGGGCGGCTGGGATACCCACGGCCTGCCCATTGAACTGCAGGTAGAGAAGGAGCTGGGCATTACGAAGGAGGACATCGGGAAGAAGATTACGGTTGAGGAGTACAACCAGCGCTGCCGCGAAACGGTAATGCGCTTTAAGCACCAGTGGGACGAGCTGACGGAGAAGATGGGCTACTGGGTTGACCTCTCCGACCCGTACATCACCTTTGAGCCCGCGTACATCGAAAGCTGCTGGGCTTTGCTCAAGAAGCTCTACGACAAGGGTTTGCTCTACAAGGGCTACACCATTCAGCCATACTCCCCGGCCGCCGGTACGGGCTTGTCCTCGCACGAGTTGAACCAGCCCGGCACCTACAAGGACGTGAAGGACACGACCATCGTGGCCGAGTTCGAGGTGAAGCGCAATGAGCAATCGGAGAAGCTGTTTGCCTTGGCCGATAGCTTGCCCGTGTTCATCCTAGCTTGGACGACCACGCCCTGGACTTTGCCCGCCAACACCGGCCTAGCCGTGGGCAAAAACATCCGCTACGCCGTGGTGCGCACCTTCAACCCCTATACCCGCGAGCCTCAGGTAGTGGTGCTGGCCAAGGATTTGCTCGGCCGTCACTTCTCCGAAAAGGGCGCCGAAGCCTCGCTGGATGAGTACAAAGCCGGCGACAAAGTGCTGCCCTGGCGGCAACTGGCCGAATTCAGCGGCGCCGAACTGGTGGGCATTAGCTACCAGCGCTTGTTTGGCACGGAAGCTGGCTTCCCGGCATTCGAAGGGGAGGAGCGGGCCTTCCGCGTTATTCCCGGCGACTTTGTAACGACCGAGGACGGCACCGGTATCGTGCACATTTCGCCTACGTTTGGTGCCGACGACTTCCGGGTAGCGCAGCAAAACGACATTCCGGCTTTGCTGGTAGCCGACGACCAGGGTAAGTTCGGTCCCATTGTCGACCGCACCGGCCGCTATGTGGCCCAAATGGGCGAATTCGGCAGTCGTTGGGTGAAAAACTACGACGGCCACGACGAATCGGCCGCCGAATACCGCACACTCGATGTCGATATCAGCGTGCGCCTGAAGGAGCGCGGTCGGGCCTTTAAGGTGGAAAAGTACGAGCATACCTACCCGCACTGCTGGCGTACGGACAAGCCCGTGCTGTACTACCCCCTGGACTCGTGGTTTATCAAGACCACGGCCGTGAAGGACCGCCTCATCGAGCTCAACAAAACCATCAACTGGAAGCCCGAAAGCACCGGCACCGGCCGCTTTGGCAACTGGCTTGAAAACCTGGTCGACTGGAACCTGAGCCGCTCGCGCTACTGGGGCACGCCGCTGCCCATCTGGCGCACGCAGGATGGCTCGGAGGAAATCTGCATCGGCTCCATTGCCGAGCTGAGCGCCGAAATCGACAAAGCCGTAGCTGCACAGGTGATGACGCATAACCCCATCAAGAGCGGGGAAATGACCGATTTACACCGGCCCTACGTCGACGACATCTTCCTGGTATCGCCTTCGGGCCAGCCGATGTACCGCGAAACCGACCTCATCGACGTGTGGTTCGACAGCGGCGCCATGCCCTACGCGCAGTGGCATTACCCCTTCGAAAACCACGACACTTTTGAGCGCAACTTCCCGGCCGATTTCATTGCCGAAGGCGTCGACCAAACCCGCGGCTGGTTCTTCACGCTGCACGCCCTAGGGGTAATGCTTGAAGACTCGGTAGCTTTCAAAAACGTGATTGCCAACGGCCTGGTACTCGATAAGAACGGCAACAAGATGTCGAAGCGCCTCGGCAACGCCATCGACCCGTTCAAAACCATCGACCAATACGGACCCGACGCCACCCGTTGGTACATGATTGCCAATGCCCAGCCCTGGGACAACCTCAAGTTCGACCTCGCGGGCATTACGGAGGTGCAGCGCCGCTTCTTCGGCACGCTGTTCAACACCTACTCGTTCTACGCCCTCTACGCCAACCTCGACGAGTTTCAGACCCGCGAGTTCGACCGCGTGTCCTTAACCGAGCTGTCGGAGCTGGACCGTTGGATTCTCTCCAAACTGCAGTCGTTAATTCTCGAAGCGCGCGGCCATTTCGACAACTACGACCCCACGAAAGCGGCCCGCGCCATTCAGGATTTCGTTACCGATCAGCTCTCCAACTGGTACGTGCGCCTCTCGCGCGGCCGTTTCCGCAAAGGTGAGCTGACTGCCGATAAGCAGGCTGCCTTCGAGACCCTGCAGGAGTGCTTGGTGGTGGTAGCGCAGCTGATGTCGCCCATTGCGCCCTTCTTCGCCGAGTGGCTTTACAAGAACATGACCGACGGCATGCGCGCCGAGGCCATGGAGAAAAACACGCCCTTGCGCCACGAATCGGTGCACCTCTCGGAGCTGGTAGAGGTCGAGGAAGACCTTATTGACAAGGCATTGGAGGAGCGCATGGACTTGGCGCAGCGCATCAGTTCGCTCACGCACTCGCTGCGGAAGAAATCGGGTATTAAGGTGCGGCAACCGCTGCAGCGCATACTGGTGCCGGTGCTTACCGAAACCACGCGCGAGCAAGTAGGGCAGGTAGAGGACCTGATTTGCGCCGAGGTGAACGTGAAGCACGTGGAGTTCCTCGACGATACCAGTGGCGTGCTGGTGAAGTCGGTGAAGCCCAACTTCAAGCGCCTAGGTCAGCAGTTTGGCCCGCGCCTGAAGGCCGTAGCTGCTCGCATTCAGCAAATGACTTCGGAGGAAATTGCTGAGCTGGAAAAAGCCGGCCAATTGGCGGTAGAGGTTGATGGTCAGGCAGTAACGCTTACGCCCGAAGACGTCGAAATCCGGACCGAAGATTTGCCTGGCTGGTTGGTAGCCACCGACGGCCCGCTCACCGTAGCCCTCGACGTTACCCTAACCGACGAGCTGCGCCACGAGGGCGTGGCCCGTGAGCTGGTGAACCGCCTGCAAAACTTGCGCAAGGATTCGGGCCTGGAGGTGCAGGATAAAATCCGCGTAACCCTAGGTGCCGATCAGCCCGAGCTGGTGCAGGCAGTAGAGGCGTTTGGCGAGTACATCCGCACCGAAACGCAGGCCTTATCGCTCGACCTGGTCAGCGGTGTAGCCGATGGCGCCGTGCTCGAATTTGACGAGTACAGTGTGCCAGTGCGCCTAGAGGTCGTAAAAAGCTGAACCACAGTAGCCGGGCGGCGTGCTAAATTCGCCGCCCGGCATACCGGCGCACAAAATGCCGTCGGAGTAGTCCGAAAAGGTCAAAAATCCCGATTTTCAAGCCCGCAAGGGCAAACCCATCGGCACAAAGCTCGACAGAATCTTGTGCTAAGCTAGTCTAAGGTTGGGGTGTGGTTGTGTGCCAACTGCAGTCCAATTCGGCCCGCCGGCTAAATCCGCGAATTCATGAAATACTGGAAGTACTACCTGCTCGCGTTGCTGGTAATTGTTATCGACCAACTCTCGAAGTGGGCCGTGCACACCTACATGCAACCGGGCATGCCGGGCGAAATTCCGCTGCTGGGCGACTGGTTTAAGCTACACTACACCCTAAACCCGGGTATGGCTTTCGGGGTGGAGCTGCCGCCGCCTTACGGCAAGGTGTTGCTAACCAGCTTTCGGTTGGTAGCCGTTACGGGCATTGCGTACTACATCTACCGGCTGCGCAAAAACGGTATGCACAGTGGCCTGATCTGGTGCGTGGCCGCCATTCTGGGAGGGGCCATAGGCAACCTTATCGACTCGATTTTTTACGGGCTGATTTACGACAACGCCCCGTTTACCGCGCCCACACCGTGGTTCCACGGCCAGGTTATCGACATGCTGTACCTCGATTTGTACGAAGGCTTCTTGCCCGACTCGTGGCCTTTGGTTGGCAACATGCACGTGTCGCTCTGGCCCATTTTCAACATCGCCGACGCGGCCATTTTCATGGGTGTGGTGTTCATTTTGCTGAACCAGAACCGTTTTTTTCACCCACATCCGCAGCCAGCGCACCACGCTGAGCACCGTTCCGACGCTGAAACAGCAACGGAAGTCGCCTAGGTACTCCGGATTATGTTAAGTAGCTGGGTTTAGCCACTTTTTCGCAACAGCCCGCGCCGAAAGCGCGGGCTGTTGAATTTTTACGCCGAACGTTGCCGTTCTTGCAACTGCGCAGCTGTGTGCTGACGCCGTTTACCTCGCTTGCCTTTGAAGCCGCTGCTCGACATACGCGACCTAACCATTGATTTTGCCTCGCAATACGGCACCACGCGTGCTGTAGAAGGAATTTCCTTTCAGCTAAGCGCGGGAGAAACAGTGGCTATAGTAGGCGAGTCGGGCTCGGGTAAATCGGTGACTTCGCTGGCGCTGCTAGGACTGATTCCGATGCCGCCGGGCAAGCTTAGTGGGGGAGAAGCGCGCTTTCAGTCGCAGGCCCTAGGTGCCGAGGTCGATTTGCTGCGCCTATCGGAAGAGGAGCTGCAGCGGGTACGCGGCAACGAAATTTCGATGATTTTTCAGGAGCCGATGACCTCCTTGAACCCTGTGCACACCTGCGGGGAGCAAGTGGTAGAGGCGCTGTTGCTGCACACTTCGCTGAGCAAGCAAGAAGCCGCTGCCCGCACCATCGAGCTGTTTACCGAAGCGCAACTGCCGCGGCCTGAGAAAATATTCAAATCCTACCCGCACGAAATCAGCGGCGGGCAAAAGCAGCGGGTGATGATTGCCATGGCCATGGCCTGTCAGCCCGCGATCCTGATTGCCGACGAGCCCACCACGGCCCTCGACGTAACGGTGCAGGCCCGCATCTTGCAGCTTATTGACGATTTGCGCCGGCAGCGCAACACGGCCGTGCTGTTCATCACCCACGACCTAGGCGTGGTGGCCGAAATAGCCGACCGCATTTTGGTGATGTACCGCGGCAAAGTGGTAGAGCAGGGTAGCGTGCTCGAAATCTTCACCAACCCCAGGCACCCGTACACCAAAGGGCTGCTGGCGTGCCGGCCAAAATTGTCGCAAGGCAAAAAAAGATTGCCTACCGTGGCCGATTTCATGCGCGAAGACGCCGCCGGAGGCTTTTTCAGTACTGAAGGAACAACACTGCAAAGCCCTGCTAACGAAGTAGCTGCTTTAGTCGACGAACCATCTCAGAACGCAGACGAAACTGCCAAATTGTTCCCCGTGGAACATCGAACTGATGTTCCACAAGCGGCCGATGCATTGGTAGGTTTTGAGCAAGCGCCGCTGCTCGAAACCGGGGTGCCAGTGCCTGGCACGGCCGCTCCCGTAGCACCCGAGCCGGCCGAGCCCGCTGCTGCTGATGTGGCTCCGAGCAATGCCCTAGGTGTTGCCGCGGTTAGCAGCCAAGGCATGCTGGCCGGAGAGGTGCTGCTGCGGGTGCAAGATTTGCGCGTGTATTACCCGGTACGCAAAGGCTTCTGGGGCCGAGCTACCGAAGTGGTGCGGGCCGTCGATGGCGTAAGCTTTGATATTTACCGCGGCGAAACCGTGGGGCTGGTAGGGGAGTCGGGCTGCGGCAAAACTACCTTGGGGCGCACACTGCTGAGGTTGGTGGAACCAACAAGCGGCAGCATTATGTTCGACGGTACCGACTGGGCAAAGCTGCGGGCGGGCGAGTTGCGCCGCCGCCGCCGCGATTTCCAGATGGTGTTTCAGGACCCCTACGCTGCCCTCAACCCCATGCTTACGGTGGGCGAGGCCATTTTGGAGCCAATGCGCGTGCACAACGTAGGAGGGACCCGCCAGCAGCAAAAAGACCGCGTATTAGAGCTGCTGCGCACCGTTGGCCTGAAAGAAGAGCACTACCTCCGCTACCCGCACGAGTTCAGCGGCGGCCAGCGCCAGCGCATTTGCATTGCGCGGGCTTTGGCCCTGCAGCCCAAGTGCATCATCTGCGACGAATCCGTATCGGCGCTCGATGTGTCGGTGCAGGCGCAGGTGCTCAATTTGCTCAACGACCTGAAACGTGACTTCGGCATTACGTACCTTTTCATCACCCACGATTTGTCGGTGGCCCGGTTTATGAGCGACCGGCTGCTGGTGATGAACCAAGGGCAGATTGTGGAGCAAGGCCCCGCGGCCGAGCTGTATGCCAACCCGCAGCACGAGTACACCAAGCGTTTGCTATCGGCCATTCCGAAAGACACGCCGGCGGATATTCGGGCGGCTGTGGCCCGCCGCCAATTGGCGTAGCGCCGGTACGTCAGCCCAGGTGGGTAACAATTATTTAACCGTTGGCTTTAACCAGTCACACCCTAAGCATAGGCTTGCGCTGCGCTGCTGAGCGCATTGCAGCTCTTTTACGGGCACATTGCAGCTCGGCTGTGGTTGATGTTCATCGAAACATCGTAGAGGCTTACAAGCCCTGAAAACCGCACAAATACCTCTCGGCTGCTTACCACGTATCATCTCGCAGCGGCCATTACCAGCGAAATATTCAGAAGTTCTGTTTTTTCGCACAACCTAAGTCGGCACTTTGCCGAACAACTACTGCCCGCAGGCCCCTAGGTCCGGAGGGCAGTTACCATCCACCCGTGGGCAAGCCCGGTACCCAACCCAGCGGCTACCCACTGTTTCAAGCTAACTCGCCGCCCGTCAGAGATACCCAAAAGCAGCCCGGCGGCGACCCTTTTCGAATGAGAAGAAACCATGACTCGGCCG includes the following:
- the ileS gene encoding isoleucine--tRNA ligase gives rise to the protein MKYPEYKQPFNYAQVGADILRWWQENGIFEKSVSTREGRPSFVFYEGPPSANGAPGIHHVMARTVKDIFCRYQTLKGFQVNRKGGWDTHGLPIELQVEKELGITKEDIGKKITVEEYNQRCRETVMRFKHQWDELTEKMGYWVDLSDPYITFEPAYIESCWALLKKLYDKGLLYKGYTIQPYSPAAGTGLSSHELNQPGTYKDVKDTTIVAEFEVKRNEQSEKLFALADSLPVFILAWTTTPWTLPANTGLAVGKNIRYAVVRTFNPYTREPQVVVLAKDLLGRHFSEKGAEASLDEYKAGDKVLPWRQLAEFSGAELVGISYQRLFGTEAGFPAFEGEERAFRVIPGDFVTTEDGTGIVHISPTFGADDFRVAQQNDIPALLVADDQGKFGPIVDRTGRYVAQMGEFGSRWVKNYDGHDESAAEYRTLDVDISVRLKERGRAFKVEKYEHTYPHCWRTDKPVLYYPLDSWFIKTTAVKDRLIELNKTINWKPESTGTGRFGNWLENLVDWNLSRSRYWGTPLPIWRTQDGSEEICIGSIAELSAEIDKAVAAQVMTHNPIKSGEMTDLHRPYVDDIFLVSPSGQPMYRETDLIDVWFDSGAMPYAQWHYPFENHDTFERNFPADFIAEGVDQTRGWFFTLHALGVMLEDSVAFKNVIANGLVLDKNGNKMSKRLGNAIDPFKTIDQYGPDATRWYMIANAQPWDNLKFDLAGITEVQRRFFGTLFNTYSFYALYANLDEFQTREFDRVSLTELSELDRWILSKLQSLILEARGHFDNYDPTKAARAIQDFVTDQLSNWYVRLSRGRFRKGELTADKQAAFETLQECLVVVAQLMSPIAPFFAEWLYKNMTDGMRAEAMEKNTPLRHESVHLSELVEVEEDLIDKALEERMDLAQRISSLTHSLRKKSGIKVRQPLQRILVPVLTETTREQVGQVEDLICAEVNVKHVEFLDDTSGVLVKSVKPNFKRLGQQFGPRLKAVAARIQQMTSEEIAELEKAGQLAVEVDGQAVTLTPEDVEIRTEDLPGWLVATDGPLTVALDVTLTDELRHEGVARELVNRLQNLRKDSGLEVQDKIRVTLGADQPELVQAVEAFGEYIRTETQALSLDLVSGVADGAVLEFDEYSVPVRLEVVKS
- a CDS encoding lipoprotein signal peptidase, whose amino-acid sequence is MKYWKYYLLALLVIVIDQLSKWAVHTYMQPGMPGEIPLLGDWFKLHYTLNPGMAFGVELPPPYGKVLLTSFRLVAVTGIAYYIYRLRKNGMHSGLIWCVAAILGGAIGNLIDSIFYGLIYDNAPFTAPTPWFHGQVIDMLYLDLYEGFLPDSWPLVGNMHVSLWPIFNIADAAIFMGVVFILLNQNRFFHPHPQPAHHAEHRSDAETATEVA
- a CDS encoding ABC transporter ATP-binding protein, which produces MPLKPLLDIRDLTIDFASQYGTTRAVEGISFQLSAGETVAIVGESGSGKSVTSLALLGLIPMPPGKLSGGEARFQSQALGAEVDLLRLSEEELQRVRGNEISMIFQEPMTSLNPVHTCGEQVVEALLLHTSLSKQEAAARTIELFTEAQLPRPEKIFKSYPHEISGGQKQRVMIAMAMACQPAILIADEPTTALDVTVQARILQLIDDLRRQRNTAVLFITHDLGVVAEIADRILVMYRGKVVEQGSVLEIFTNPRHPYTKGLLACRPKLSQGKKRLPTVADFMREDAAGGFFSTEGTTLQSPANEVAALVDEPSQNADETAKLFPVEHRTDVPQAADALVGFEQAPLLETGVPVPGTAAPVAPEPAEPAAADVAPSNALGVAAVSSQGMLAGEVLLRVQDLRVYYPVRKGFWGRATEVVRAVDGVSFDIYRGETVGLVGESGCGKTTLGRTLLRLVEPTSGSIMFDGTDWAKLRAGELRRRRRDFQMVFQDPYAALNPMLTVGEAILEPMRVHNVGGTRQQQKDRVLELLRTVGLKEEHYLRYPHEFSGGQRQRICIARALALQPKCIICDESVSALDVSVQAQVLNLLNDLKRDFGITYLFITHDLSVARFMSDRLLVMNQGQIVEQGPAAELYANPQHEYTKRLLSAIPKDTPADIRAAVARRQLA